A segment of the Aureliella helgolandensis genome:
GCTCTTGCAGGCTATTGCATTACCGAAGCGGTTCGATGGGGTAATTCAGAATGGGAATTGTTTTCAGGAGGAGGCGATGAAGTGGCTGAGAGTGAGGCTAGGAAGATTCCGCTCGCTACCTTGTTCGCATTCGATTCTAGCTTGCAACCGGTTACGGAATTGCAGGTGGGGGAAGGGGGCTGGAGAGAGGACATTGGGAGTGAGTTGCAGAGGTGGACTCACGGCGAGAGTTAGGTGCCATGCGATTGTACAGTTGAAGTCCAAAATGGTGGCAAATACCAACGAAAAAAATGCCCGTGACGCCTTTTGCGCCACGAGCATTCCTTGATCTCCAACTGCTTGATCCGCAATGTTGGGATCTAGAATCTCCAGTTTAGACCTAGATCGATACCTTGCATCCAGAAGCTGTCTGAGACGTCGCTGGCTGGTGGTCGGGTGATGACTCCCCCAGCTGTGACTGAGGCGGGATCGAAGGCTCCACCAACTTGGTCGCCAGCCATCGCTACGCTGGACCAGAACATGAAGGTGTATCCGACGGTGAAGTCGAGGTTGTCTCGAACCGCGTACCCCAACTTGATGCCCAGCTCAGGGATGAATGCAAATTCATCTCGGCTTGAACCGTAGGAACTCGGCGAGTAGAAGCCGTCGGCGGTGGGAGTCACTACACTATTGAACTCCTCGGTCCGACTACCGCTGCTGCGACGCGTTTGGTGCATGTTCCCGAAGCTAATCTTCGCCAGTGTTGAGAGGCTGAGCTTGCTGCGTGTAACGCTGCTCAACACCCCAATGTGTCCCCCGTGAAACTCATTCGTGCTCTCGAACAAATCGCTTCCTTGGAAGATGGTACCGTCGGGAATTGCATCGCCGGTGAAGTTGTTGGTCGACGTGTATCCGACGCCCAAAGAATCTTTGAGGCGATTGTAGGTGTATCCCACCAGCAAATCGGCGCGATGGTCATTGGCGCGGCCTAGAAGCAGGTGCAGGGAGCTGTCGGATCCAAACATCTGCAGCTCGGATTCTACAGACGCATTTCCGGTGATTCTACCATTGACGCCGCCGTCAAAGAAAGCGACTTGGAACGCGTCATTGTTGTTGGTCGCAGAGTTGTATACCGGCAGGCCAATGGACGTGGTCGCGTCGCTGTTGGCTGCTTCCGAGGAGGATGTGGTGAAGAGCCCGTAGACACGGCCCGCAACAGCTACCTTTTCACAATCGTCGAGGTACATGCCCCACGAGACGCGATAGCCAGGCTGCAATCCACGGTCACTACCATCATTCCCACCGAACAGAGTGTTGACGCCATTGGCACCCGCAATGGCTTGGACGCCGGTGCCTGCAGTGGTTAGCATGGCGGGGGAGCGGTTCTTTTCGCCAAACCACAGGAGTGCTTCGGTACTGAACCAACCTAGGCTGGAAGAGTTGCTTGCGCTTTGAGTGTAGTGATTTGCACCTGTGCCGTGGCTGGCGGTGGGAGCAAGCATCTTCATGTCAACGATGGTTTCGTTGTCAATGTAGCCTCCCGTGGGAGTCGTCGTGCGAAACTCCGTGGGGCGAACGTCAGGAGTGCTCGCAGCATAGCTGCTGCTGTCTCCGACACTTCGCACGCCGTCACCAACGTGACGACCGGCAGGTGGGGCGGATGGGTAAGTGCCTTGAGCGGCGGCTTGGTTCAAGCCCAAACCGGCTAAGGTTAGCGACAGTACTAAGTTTCGGATTTTCATTTATTTGGTTCTCGCGGACGGATCAAGCGTCAGTGTCGTTAAACGTAGATCGGTCGATAGAGCCAGTACTTCAAGCAAAAAAAGTACATCCGGCACAGTCTCTCTAAACTACCGAGTTTGACATTGCCCTCTTTTCCGGCATAACAGGCCCGATTGCTGACGGTTTCTAGCGGCGGCCGCTCAGTAGTTAGCCCCCAAAAACACCGGTTTGGTTAAACTGAAAGAACGTATTGATAGAATCCAGCCGGCCCTGCCGCTCACTGAATGTGCGTTATGAATCAGAATCCAGTTTCCAACTCATCCGGAACCCGACCTGCGAACGCCAGCGAGGGAAGTGAGTTGCCTGTGATTGCAACATCCACAGGAGAAGCTCCCAATCCGTCACTTTCGGCAATGGCACCGGGAGGCGACGCGATTCCGGAATCGAGTGGCAAGTTACCGAGTCGACCTCGCATTGCCGCCGGTCTGCGGCTTCCCGGCGCCAGCGCCGTGCGCGTGCGTCGCTGGACGGCAACGCTGCGGGAAGTGGCAAATCTTGAGCCCCAGACGCGACGATTCAACAACGAGGAACTGCGCAAGGCGAGTCTTTCACTCCGATTTCGAGCCATGAGTGGGGAGCCCTTGTTAAAGCTGATGCCGGAGGCGTTCGCCTTGGTTCGCGAAGCGGGCCGGCGCGCACTGAACATGCGGCATTTCGATGTCCAGATCGTGGGCGGCGCAGCCCTGTGCGATGGTTGCATCACCGAAATGCAAACCGGAGAGGGAAAGACGTTGACGGCCACCTTGCCCTTGTACCTGCACTCGCTTGCCAATAAGGGGGCACATTTGGCGACCGTCAACGACTATCTGGCAGAACGCGATGCACAATGGATGGAACCGATCTACCAATTGCTAGGACTGACCGTTGGAGTGGTATTGACCGACAGCACTCCGGACCAACGTCGCAAGGCCTATGGCTCTGATGTTACCTACGGAACGGCCAAAGAGTTTGGCTTTGACTTCTTGCGCGATCGCCTACTATTGCGAGCCCAGGGTAGGATGCAAAGCGATTTTTTGGGCGAAGGGAGTTCCGAACGGTGGAGTAGTGGTGGAGATGAACCGGTTCAACGAACCATGCATTTTGCATTGGTGGATGAAGCGGATAGTATCCTGATTGACGAGGCCCGCACGCCGCTGATTATCGGGTCGCTCGGCGATGAATCGAGAGAGATGGTAATTGCTACTTTTCGCTGGGCCGCTGAACAGGCAGAGCGTTTTGAGCGCGAAGAGCACTACACGTTAGAGAATGAAACTAGAAAAGTTGAACTGACCGGTCGAGGCCGTTCTCTAGTTCGAGCGCTGCCACGCGAGGACATCATGCGAGTCGTACCCTTGGTCGATTTGTATGACTACATCGAGCGCGCGATCAAGGTGCATGGAGAGTTTATCCGTGACCGCCAGTACGTCGTCCGCGATGATGAAATTGTCATCGTCGATGAGTTCACAGGTCGACTGGCGGAGGGACGCAAGTGGCGAGATGGGATACACCAAGCGATTGAGGCAAAGGAGAAGATTGAGGTTAGCGTGCCAACCGGGCAAGCTGCGCGGATTACCGTACAAGATCTCTTTCAACGCTACCGCCATTTGGCCGGGATGACGGGGACCGCATCGACGAGTTCACCGGAGTTGGCCAAAATCTACAAAACCCCAGTGGTTATCGTTCCTACCAATCGGCCACCAAGACGTGTCCGTTTGCCAGACCGTGTATTTGGAACGATGGAGCAGAAGTTTGAGGCTATCATTGAGGAAATTAAGCAATACCACGAGCAACAACGGCCCGTCTTGATCGGGACGCGCTCGATCGATAAATCGATGATCCTATCAAAAATGCTCGAAAATTCGGGGATCAAGCATGATGTGCTCAACGCAAACCAGG
Coding sequences within it:
- a CDS encoding preprotein translocase subunit SecA; the encoded protein is MNQNPVSNSSGTRPANASEGSELPVIATSTGEAPNPSLSAMAPGGDAIPESSGKLPSRPRIAAGLRLPGASAVRVRRWTATLREVANLEPQTRRFNNEELRKASLSLRFRAMSGEPLLKLMPEAFALVREAGRRALNMRHFDVQIVGGAALCDGCITEMQTGEGKTLTATLPLYLHSLANKGAHLATVNDYLAERDAQWMEPIYQLLGLTVGVVLTDSTPDQRRKAYGSDVTYGTAKEFGFDFLRDRLLLRAQGRMQSDFLGEGSSERWSSGGDEPVQRTMHFALVDEADSILIDEARTPLIIGSLGDESREMVIATFRWAAEQAERFEREEHYTLENETRKVELTGRGRSLVRALPREDIMRVVPLVDLYDYIERAIKVHGEFIRDRQYVVRDDEIVIVDEFTGRLAEGRKWRDGIHQAIEAKEKIEVSVPTGQAARITVQDLFQRYRHLAGMTGTASTSSPELAKIYKTPVVIVPTNRPPRRVRLPDRVFGTMEQKFEAIIEEIKQYHEQQRPVLIGTRSIDKSMILSKMLENSGIKHDVLNANQVEREAEIVAEAGKKGRVTVATNMAGRGTDVKLDQEVRDIGGMHVICTELHDAARIDRQLIGRCGRQGDPGSYRQYMSLDDDILRGGYGNRRAEQLAETGRARNGPFHRMATLVRRAQRRVERKHFRDRMMLLHHERERTKLQREIGQDTYLDTAE
- a CDS encoding BBP7 family outer membrane beta-barrel protein — its product is MKIRNLVLSLTLAGLGLNQAAAQGTYPSAPPAGRHVGDGVRSVGDSSSYAASTPDVRPTEFRTTTPTGGYIDNETIVDMKMLAPTASHGTGANHYTQSASNSSSLGWFSTEALLWFGEKNRSPAMLTTAGTGVQAIAGANGVNTLFGGNDGSDRGLQPGYRVSWGMYLDDCEKVAVAGRVYGLFTTSSSEAANSDATTSIGLPVYNSATNNNDAFQVAFFDGGVNGRITGNASVESELQMFGSDSSLHLLLGRANDHRADLLVGYTYNRLKDSLGVGYTSTNNFTGDAIPDGTIFQGSDLFESTNEFHGGHIGVLSSVTRSKLSLSTLAKISFGNMHQTRRSSGSRTEEFNSVVTPTADGFYSPSSYGSSRDEFAFIPELGIKLGYAVRDNLDFTVGYTFMFWSSVAMAGDQVGGAFDPASVTAGGVITRPPASDVSDSFWMQGIDLGLNWRF